A single genomic interval of Cellvibrio sp. PSBB023 harbors:
- the aroA gene encoding 3-phosphoshikimate 1-carboxyvinyltransferase, whose amino-acid sequence MEFLDLAPVTRAQGTVQLPGSKSISNRTLLLAALATGETDIRDLLKSDDTDRMLEALAALGVGVTKTGENDYRVVGTGGSFPNKEADLFLGNAGTAFRPLTAALALSGGTYKLHGVARMHERPIGDLVDALRQIGADITYLGQEGFPPLLIKPAQIAASGSIKIRGDVSSQFLTALLMALPMTGKETQIELVSELISKPYIEITLKLMAQFGVNVQRDGWERFTVPAATGYNSPATVYVEGDASSASYFLAAGALGAGPLRVQGVGAKSIQGDVAFADALAEIGVTITKGENWIEASAPSLPLKAFDRDFNHIPDAAMTLAVVALFCDGPSRLTNIASWRVKETDRISAMATELRKLGAIVEEGEDWLRITPVKNLIPNAAIDTYDDHRMAMCFSLATFGGVPVRINDPKCTAKTFPTYFEVFGSVVN is encoded by the coding sequence ATGGAATTTCTTGATCTCGCTCCCGTTACCCGCGCCCAGGGCACAGTGCAATTGCCTGGCTCCAAGAGTATCTCCAACCGCACGCTGCTGCTGGCGGCGCTGGCCACAGGCGAGACGGATATTCGCGATCTGCTGAAGTCTGACGATACCGACCGCATGCTGGAGGCCTTGGCGGCGCTGGGTGTGGGTGTGACTAAAACCGGCGAGAACGATTACCGCGTAGTTGGCACTGGCGGTAGTTTCCCGAATAAAGAAGCGGATCTTTTCCTCGGTAACGCCGGTACTGCTTTTCGCCCGCTGACGGCGGCGCTGGCATTGAGCGGTGGTACCTATAAGTTGCACGGCGTAGCGCGTATGCATGAGCGCCCGATTGGCGATTTGGTGGATGCGCTGCGTCAGATAGGTGCGGATATTACTTATCTCGGGCAGGAAGGCTTTCCGCCGCTGTTGATCAAGCCTGCGCAAATCGCGGCTAGTGGCAGTATCAAAATCCGCGGCGATGTCTCCAGCCAATTCCTCACCGCGTTGCTGATGGCATTGCCGATGACCGGCAAAGAAACCCAAATCGAATTGGTGAGTGAGCTTATCTCCAAGCCGTACATTGAAATCACCCTCAAGTTGATGGCGCAGTTTGGCGTAAATGTTCAGCGCGATGGCTGGGAGCGTTTTACTGTTCCGGCGGCGACCGGTTATAACAGCCCCGCGACTGTGTATGTGGAAGGCGATGCGTCTTCTGCTTCATACTTCCTTGCGGCGGGTGCGTTGGGTGCTGGCCCGCTGCGTGTGCAAGGTGTGGGTGCCAAAAGTATTCAGGGCGATGTTGCATTTGCCGATGCGCTTGCAGAAATTGGTGTGACCATTACCAAAGGCGAAAACTGGATTGAAGCCTCCGCTCCATCATTACCGCTCAAAGCCTTTGATCGCGATTTCAACCATATTCCCGATGCAGCTATGACGCTCGCTGTGGTTGCGCTCTTTTGCGATGGCCCATCGCGTCTGACCAATATCGCCAGCTGGCGCGTGAAAGAAACCGATCGCATCTCTGCGATGGCGACTGAGTTGCGCAAACTCGGCGCAATAGTGGAAGAAGGTGAAGATTGGCTGCGAATTACGCCGGTGAAAAATTTAATTCCAAATGCGGCGATTGATACTTATGACGATCACCGCATGGCAATGTGTTTTTCGCTCGCTACCTTTGGTGGTGTACCTGTGCGGATTAATGACCCGAAATGTACCGCTAAAACTTTCCCGACCTACTTTGAAGTGTTTGGGTCAGTGGTGAACTAA
- a CDS encoding carbon storage regulator, translated as MLVLGRRENQSIRIHTTDGIIEILITKLDDRHVKLGFEAPDAVTILRSEIDASAENFLPSATTERFKRAQHKSSRLGFKSLLRKLGTLYSSQRAGRAD; from the coding sequence ATGCTAGTTCTAGGCCGCCGCGAAAACCAATCCATCCGTATTCATACTACTGATGGCATTATAGAAATTCTAATTACAAAGTTGGATGATCGACACGTAAAGCTTGGTTTTGAGGCGCCGGATGCGGTGACAATCCTTCGTAGTGAAATTGATGCCTCTGCAGAGAATTTTCTTCCATCAGCAACGACCGAAAGGTTTAAGCGCGCGCAACACAAATCGTCCCGGCTTGGTTTTAAATCCTTATTGCGAAAGCTGGGAACCCTTTACAGTTCGCAACGAGCTGGAAGGGCGGATTAA